The following are encoded together in the Salvia hispanica cultivar TCC Black 2014 chromosome 6, UniMelb_Shisp_WGS_1.0, whole genome shotgun sequence genome:
- the LOC125192642 gene encoding protein N-lysine methyltransferase METTL21D, which yields MKFTDSPVIELSVHDTRLSFQQDNGSMHVGTSVWPCSLVLVKFAERWSPLTCSAAAENPYAALLNFAGRRGVEIGAGCGVAAMGLYALGLRDVVATDIAPVMPALRHNLKRNKPALRKALRTAQLYWGNEEQTNSLKPPFDLVVATDVVYLEETVAPLIGAMERLVADDGVVLLGYQLRSPEAHEMFWEMCRGVFDVEKIPHEHLHPDYAYEEADVYVFRKKRK from the coding sequence atgaaattcacaGATTCGCCGGTGATCGAGCTGAGCGTGCACGACACGCGCCTCTCGTTCCAGCAGGACAACGGCTCGATGCACGTCGGCACCTCCGTGTGGCCCTGCTCCCTCGTCCTCGTCAAGTTCGCCGAGCGCTGGAGCCCGCTCACCtgctccgccgccgccgagaACCCCTACGCCGCCCTCCTCAACTTCGCCGGCCGCCGCGGCGTCGAGATCGGCGCCGGCTGCGGCGTCGCCGCCATGGGGCTGTACGCGCTCGGCCTCCGCGACGTCGTGGCGACGGACATCGCCCCCGTGATGCCGGCGCTGCGGCACAACCTCAAGCGGAACAAGCCGGCGCTGAGGAAAGCGCTGAGGACCGCGCAGCTCTACTGGGGGAACGAGGAGCAGACGAATTCACTGAAGCCGCCGTTCGATCTCGTGGTGGCGACGGACGTCGTGTACCTGGAGGAGACCGTGGCGCCGCTGATCGGCGCGATGGAGCGCCTCGTGGCGGACGACGGCGTCGTTTTGCTAGGGTACCAATTGAGGTCGCCCGAGGCGCACGAGATGTTTTGGGAGATGTGCCGCGGCGTTTTTGATGTGGAGAAGATCCCGCACGAGCATTTGCATCCGGATTATGCGTATGAGGAGGCTGATGTTTACGTTTTcaggaagaagaggaagtga
- the LOC125192723 gene encoding homeobox-DDT domain protein RLT2 isoform X1 translates to MEVDEGGGGGGESVGAAKKNSPEGEGEVKVKRKMKTPSQLEVLEKTYAIETYPSETLRAELSVELGLTDRQLQMWFCHRRLKDRKPSAEKRQKKGSVAPAVAEFSSGIVHEKVVSSSGDVASEPRSGLSLFGNVEPQQQQQRVAHKAGTAVPRMSTDLPSMRRYYEPALAISEQRAIKFVEAQLGEPLRDDGPILGMEFDPLPPGAFGAPIVTSDQQNRAGQSYDAHLYERIDAKPIKGASRALLEYQFLPEKPSAINDPYERVAPHYYGSPSDVLNSRVPLPTGRPMIRSNEQGASGYLQGQMPSLSLLPQQARHEAHSSPAPGEVDLGPLTAPVVNANIDSQLFVHPGSGFDNQITTPERRAVLDPERLERKRKAEEARIAKEVEAHEKRIRKEMEKQDIMRRKREEQMRKEMERQDRERRKEEERLLREKQREEERCQREQRREMERREKFLQKEYIKAEKMRLKKERRKEKEAAKLKAANTRAAARRIAKESVELIEDEKLELMELAALSMGLPSILALDSETLQNLDLLKDKLPEYPPKSVHLKRPFHVQPWSDSEENLGNLLMVWRFLISFADVLGLWPFTLDEFIHALHDTDPRLLGEIHIALMRSIIKDIGDVGRASDPNSAGIPVGGHPHIVEGAYAWGFDLLSWQRHLNPVTWPEVLRQFALSAGFGPKLRNSDIKQACFQNDSEGDNVADTISNIRSGKAAENAISIMQERGFSNSRRSRHRLTPGTVKFAAFHILSLEGDKGLSILEVAERIQRSGLRDLTTSKTPEASISAALSRDTKLFERTAPSTYCVRTPYRKDPIDAETLLSEARERVRVHQNGNVDEEEPDVEKDDLDRDQDSESDIGDDPYVDDLDALANEKEASPSSKTNKIEDISGYENDNSCSELMETPFLKSSSMLTESVDEVKDNGIMGAPCVDVVGVNSQVSASDLEDSVVDESSPGEPWIQGLTEGEYADLSTEERLNALVALIGVANEGNAIRVALEERLEAANALKKQMWAEAQLDKRRMKEEHILKVHRAELSVPHVMENRRSPLNSVPMKNESSPANPDFQLVDLNDQHNEEHYIATEKNPLTPDFSVVSENLMLQQSMIAAEKSRSELKACISHRAEEIYAYRSLPLGQDRRCNRYWQFVASLSRNDPGSGRIFVELQSGVWRLIDSEEGFDALLSSLDVRGTRESHLHSVLQNIGPTFKETARKNSSLLSARHSRVDAGKEVKLDLSFPKGLAHVSCSPEQSTPLAANLVNNGAEENDINQRYKDFEWIWKECFASNVFSALKHSTLWRRQLLEICNRCRILYSWEENHCPFCHVTCCTSNDTSDFAEHVAKCRKNVDVLFDLSLPPRIVLLKVQLATIEASIPAYALDSAWSDEYRKSWGRKLHTALTAEELLQCLTLLEDNIKREFLSVSYETSSEILSSSKVAESSSRPGVVPIPPWMPRTAPAVALRLMDLDTSIYYSHEQKESCQKNDKDGYFNNFSPMYSTLGCSVDTPSQAGSRLDNGRGDLRNGRAKRGRGRPKGPSRTRGGKLLGKTATNAQEEPYKQLPGWRGRTRARGRGGKKGRRSIRSRQKPAPRVVGNAFNKRGSKGIIGDDDTAEAHEDADWNLAATPVEIEGAENVSSSEGSEFDNDNDHGIENGRASADEFGDLYAESGDFVENVEYGKGIERGEDADGVDYDDEEYNDEEDEDVDDGVDEHGHGHYAEGYVNDDYQEEEGHRSPGEERVENAGRSSDGESLSSSSSEYSY, encoded by the exons ATGGAGGTTGATGagggaggtggtggtggtggggaaAGTGTGGGGGCGGCGAAGAAGAACTCGCCGGAGGGAGAGGGGGAGGTGAAGGTGAAGCGGAAAATGAAGACTCCTTCTCAGTTGGAAGTTCTTGAAAAAACATATGCTA TTGAGACGTATCCATCGGAAACGTTGCGGGCGGAGCTCTCGGTCGAATTGGGGCTGACTGATCGGCAGCTGCAAATGTGGTTCTGTCACCGGAGGTTGAAGGACCGGAAGCCATCCGCGGAGAAGAGGCAGAAAAAGGGCAGCGTCGCGCCTGCAGTTGCCGAGTTCTCTAGTGGGATTGTGCACGAGAAGGTGGTTAGCAGCAGCGGTGATGTGGCAAGTGAGCCTCGCTCGGGTTTGAGTCTTTTTGGGAATGTTGAGccgcagcagcagcagcaacgaGTGGCTCATAAGGCTGGGACTGCTGTCCCGAGGATGTCGACGGATTTGCCATCCATGAGGAGATACTATGAACCGGCACTAGCGATCTCTGAGCAAAGAGCGATTAAGTTTGTGGAAGCACAGTTAGGGGAGCCACTTAGGGACGACGGGCCAATTCTTGGGATGGAGTTTGATCCGTTGCCACCTGGCGCCTTTGGTGCTCCTATTG TTACATCAGACCAACAAAATCGAGCTGGGCAATCCTATGATGCCCACTTATATGAGAGGATCGATGCTAAACCAATCAAG GGTGCCTCTAGGGCTCTCCTTGAATACCAATTTCTCCCTGAAAAGCCGTCGGCAATAAATGACCCTTACGAAAGAGTTGCGCCACATTATTATGGTTCACCCTCTGATGTTCTGAATTCTCGAGTGCCATTACCTACTGGGAGACCTATGATACGTAGCAATGAGCAAGGGGCATCTGGATATCTTCAAGGCCAAATGCCAAGTTTGAGTCTTTTGCCTCAGCAAGCCAGGCATGAAGCACACTCGTCTCCAGCTCCTGGAGAAGTTGATCTTGGTCCTCTAACAGCTCCTGTGGTCAATGCCAACATTGATTCTCAGCTTTTCGTTCATCCAGGTAGTGGATTTGATAATCAGATTACGACACCAGAGAGGCGTGCTGTGCTGGACCCTGAGAGGTTGGAGAGGAAACGCAAG GCTGAAGAGGCTAGAATAGCCAAAGAAGTTGAAGCTCATGAGAAAAGGATCCGTAAGGAGATGGAGAAACAGGACATTATGAGGAGAAAG AGAGAAGAACAAATGAGGAAAGAGATGGAACGGCAAGATCGGGAACGGCGGAAGGAGGAGGAAAGACTGTTGCGTGAAAAGCAGCGTGAAGAGGAGAGATGCCAAAGGGAGCAAAGGCGTGAAAtggaaagaagagagaaatttttACAAAAGGAGTATATCAAA GCAGAAAAGATGAGGCTGAAAAAGGAAAGGCGCAAGGAGAAGGAGGCGGCAAAACTCAAAGCTGCTAATACCAGGGCCGCTGCTCGCAGAATTGCCAAAGAATCTGTGGAACTGATTGAGGATGAAAAGTTGGAACTCATGGAACTAGCAGCCTTGAGTATGGGATTGCCCTCAATTTTGGCCCTCGACAGTGAAACTTTACAGAACCTTGATTTGCTCAAAG ATAAACTCCCAGAATATCCGCCCAAGTCTGTGCACTTGAAGAGGCCCTTTCATGTCCAGCCTTGGAGTGACTCGGAAGAGAACCTTGGTAATCTTCTTATG GTTTGGAGATTCTTGATATCTTTTGCTGATGTTCTTGGTCTGTGGCCTTTCACCCTGGATGAATTCATTCATGCACTGCATGATACT GACCCGAGGTTGTTGGGTGAGATCCATATAGCTCTTATGAGATCCATTATTAAAGACATTGGAGACGTTGGCAGAGCATCAGACCCGAATTCTGCTGGCATCCCTGTTGGGGGGCATCCACACATTGTTGAAGGG GCTTATGCTTGGGGTTTTGACTTGCTTAGCTGGCAGCGCCACCTTAATCCAGTAACTTGGCCTGAAGTATTGCGGCAATTTGCTCTGTCTGCAGGCTTTGGGCCAAAATTAAGGAATTCAGATATCAAACAAGCATGTTTCCAGAATGACAGTGAG GGTGATAATGTTGCAGATACAATATCCAATATACGAAGTGGGAAAGCTGCTGAGAATGCTATTTCCATTATGCAAGAAAGGGGTTTCTCAAATTCTCGAAGATCTCGGCATCGCTTAACTCCTGGAACAGTTAAATTCGCAGCATTTCATATTCTTTCACTGGAGGGAGATAAGGGACTTTCGATATTGGAAGTTGCCGAAAGGATTCAG AGATCCGGTCTACGGGATCTCACAACAAGTAAAACTCCAGAAGCATCTATTTCTGCTGCTCTGTCAAGGGACACAAAATTATTCGAGAGAACAGCTCCTTCAACTTATTGTGTACGCACTCCTTATCGGAAGGATCCAATTGATGCAGAGACGCTTCTCTCTGAAGCTAGAGAGAGAGTTCGGGTACatcaaaatggaaatgttGATGAGGAAGAACCAGATGTTGAAAAGGATGACCTCGACAGAGATCAAGACTCTGAAAGTGATATTGGCGACGATCCTTATGTTGATGACTTGGATGCTTTGGCAAACGAAAAGGAGGCTTCTCCTTCCagcaaaacaaacaaaattgaagataTCTCTGGATATGAGAATGACAATTCCTGTAGTGAGTTGATGGAAACACCATTCTTGAAAAGCAGTTCAATGTTAACCGAATCAGTTGATGAGGTCAAAGATAATGGAATAATGGGTGCCCCATGTGTCGATGTTGTTGGGGTTAACTCTCAGGTGTCTGCCTCTGATCTTGAAGACAGTGTGGTCGATGAATCTAGTCCTGGAGAACCATGGATTCAGGGACTCACTGAAGGGGAGTATGCCGACCTCAGCACCGAAGAGCGTCTAAATGCTCTTGTTGCCTTGATTGGTGTAGCAAATGAAGGAAATGCCATCCGCGTTGCCTTGGAG GAACGGCTGGAAGCTGCAAATGCATTAAAGAAGCAAATGTGGGCTGAGGCGCAACTTGATAAGCGTCGAATGAAAGAGGagcatattttaaaagtaCACAGAGCTGAACTTAGTGTTCCTCATGTTATGGAGAACAGGAGAAGTCCACTAAATAGTGTTCCTATGAAAAACGAGTCCTCGCCTGCGAACCCCGACTTCCAGCTGGTTGACTTGAATGATCAACATAATGAAGAACATTATATTGCTACTGAAAAGAATCCTCTAACGCCCGACTTCTCTGTGGTTTCTGAAAACTTGATGCTTCAGCAGTCTATGATTGCTGCTGAAAAGTCACGATCAGAGCTGAAAGCTTGTATTAGTCACCGGGCTGAGGAAATCTACGCATATAGATCCTTGCCCCTTGGACAGGATCGGAGATGCAATCGATACTGGCAGTTTGTCGCATCACTTTCTCGAAATGATCCTGGATCTGGCAGAATATTTGTAGAGTTGCAGAGTGGTGTTTGGAGGCTTATCGACTCTGAAGAG GGGTTCGATGCTTTGTTATCATCTTTGGACGTCCGTGGAACTAGAGAATCTCATTTGCATTCAGTATTGCAAAATATTGGGCCAACTTTCAAAGAAACTGCTAGGAAAAACTCTTCTTTACTTTCTGCTAGACACAGTCGTGTTGATGCCGGGAAGGAAGTTAAACTTGACTTGTCTTTTCCGAAGGGATTAGCCCATGTGTCATGTTCTCCGGAACAATCGACGCCACTTGCTGCAAATCTTGTAAATAATGGAGCAGAAGAAAATGACATAAATCAAAGATATAAGGACTTTGAGTGGATATGGAAAGAATGCTTCGCTTCGAATGTATTCAGCGCATTGAAGCACAGCACGTTGTGGCGCCGGCAGCTGCTGGAAATTTGCAACCGCTGCCGTATCTTGTACTCTTGGGAGGAAAATCACTGCCCTTTTTGTCATGTGACCTGCTGCACTTCAAATGACACTTCGGATTTTGCAGAGCATGTTGCTAAATGCAGAAAGAACGTCGACGTCTTATTTGACCTCTCTCTTCCCCCGAGAATCGTATTGCTGAAAGTTCAGTTAGCTACGATTGAG GCATCTATTCCCGCATATGCTCTAGATTCCGCCTGGTCAGACGAATACAGAAAATCATGGGGCAGGAAGTTGCATACGGCGTTGACTGCGGAAGAACTCCTTCAG TGCTTGACGCTGCTGGAAGATAACATCAAGAGGGAGTTTTTGTCGGTGAGCTACGAGACCTCATCGGAGATATTGAGTTCCTCCAAAGTCGCAGAGAGTTCATCAAGACCTGGAGTCGTTCCGATACCTCCATGGATGCCTCGTACTGCACCTGCTGTTGCTTTACGGCTCATGGATCTTGATACGTCCATCTACTATTCGCACGAGCAGAAGGAAAGCTGTCAGAAAAACGACAAAGACGGTTATTTCAAT AATTTTTCGCCAATGTATTCTACCCTTGGGTGTTCTGTGGATACTCCGTCCCAAGCTGGATCTCGACTGGATAACGGCCGGGGAGATCTCCGAAACGGCCGAGCCAAGCGAGGACGGGGACGTCCAAAAGGTCCGAGCCGCACGCGTGGAGGAAAATTGCTGGGTAAGACGGCTACCAATGCTCAAGAGGAACCGTATAAACAGTTGCCGGGTTGGAGAGGGCGGACACGTGCACGAGGTCGAGGTGGCAAGAAAGGCCGCCGCTCGATTAGAAGCCGACAAAAGCCCGCTCCGAGAGTGGTTGGGAATGCTTTCAACAAAAGAGGCAGCAAGGGCATTATCGGCGACGATGATACCGCGGAGGCGCACGAAGACGCCGACTGGAATTTGGCAGCGACCCCGGTTGAAATCGAGGGCGCCGAGAATGTTAGCAGCTCCGAAGGATCAGAGTTCGATAACGACAACGATCACGGGATCGAGAATGGTCGAGCTTCAGCCGACGAATTTGGCGACCTTTATGCGGAAAGTGGGGATTTTGTCGAGAATGTCGAGTACGGGAAAGGCATCGAGCGTGGCGAAGACGCTGACGGCGTCGATTACGACGACGAAGAATACAACGACGAGGAAGACGAAGACGTCGACGATGGCGTGGATGAACACGGACACGGACACTATGCCGAAGGATACGTCAACGACGACTATCAAGAGGAAGAGGGACACCGGTCTCCCGGCGAGGAGCGGGTCGAGAATGCAGGGAGGAGCTCGGACGGGGAATCGCTGTCGTCGTCTTCCTCCGAGTACAGTTACTAA
- the LOC125192723 gene encoding homeobox-DDT domain protein RLT2 isoform X2 codes for MMPTYMRGSMLNQSRALLEYQFLPEKPSAINDPYERVAPHYYGSPSDVLNSRVPLPTGRPMIRSNEQGASGYLQGQMPSLSLLPQQARHEAHSSPAPGEVDLGPLTAPVVNANIDSQLFVHPGSGFDNQITTPERRAVLDPERLERKRKAEEARIAKEVEAHEKRIRKEMEKQDIMRRKREEQMRKEMERQDRERRKEEERLLREKQREEERCQREQRREMERREKFLQKEYIKAEKMRLKKERRKEKEAAKLKAANTRAAARRIAKESVELIEDEKLELMELAALSMGLPSILALDSETLQNLDLLKDKLPEYPPKSVHLKRPFHVQPWSDSEENLGNLLMVWRFLISFADVLGLWPFTLDEFIHALHDTDPRLLGEIHIALMRSIIKDIGDVGRASDPNSAGIPVGGHPHIVEGAYAWGFDLLSWQRHLNPVTWPEVLRQFALSAGFGPKLRNSDIKQACFQNDSEGDNVADTISNIRSGKAAENAISIMQERGFSNSRRSRHRLTPGTVKFAAFHILSLEGDKGLSILEVAERIQRSGLRDLTTSKTPEASISAALSRDTKLFERTAPSTYCVRTPYRKDPIDAETLLSEARERVRVHQNGNVDEEEPDVEKDDLDRDQDSESDIGDDPYVDDLDALANEKEASPSSKTNKIEDISGYENDNSCSELMETPFLKSSSMLTESVDEVKDNGIMGAPCVDVVGVNSQVSASDLEDSVVDESSPGEPWIQGLTEGEYADLSTEERLNALVALIGVANEGNAIRVALEERLEAANALKKQMWAEAQLDKRRMKEEHILKVHRAELSVPHVMENRRSPLNSVPMKNESSPANPDFQLVDLNDQHNEEHYIATEKNPLTPDFSVVSENLMLQQSMIAAEKSRSELKACISHRAEEIYAYRSLPLGQDRRCNRYWQFVASLSRNDPGSGRIFVELQSGVWRLIDSEEGFDALLSSLDVRGTRESHLHSVLQNIGPTFKETARKNSSLLSARHSRVDAGKEVKLDLSFPKGLAHVSCSPEQSTPLAANLVNNGAEENDINQRYKDFEWIWKECFASNVFSALKHSTLWRRQLLEICNRCRILYSWEENHCPFCHVTCCTSNDTSDFAEHVAKCRKNVDVLFDLSLPPRIVLLKVQLATIEASIPAYALDSAWSDEYRKSWGRKLHTALTAEELLQCLTLLEDNIKREFLSVSYETSSEILSSSKVAESSSRPGVVPIPPWMPRTAPAVALRLMDLDTSIYYSHEQKESCQKNDKDGYFNNFSPMYSTLGCSVDTPSQAGSRLDNGRGDLRNGRAKRGRGRPKGPSRTRGGKLLGKTATNAQEEPYKQLPGWRGRTRARGRGGKKGRRSIRSRQKPAPRVVGNAFNKRGSKGIIGDDDTAEAHEDADWNLAATPVEIEGAENVSSSEGSEFDNDNDHGIENGRASADEFGDLYAESGDFVENVEYGKGIERGEDADGVDYDDEEYNDEEDEDVDDGVDEHGHGHYAEGYVNDDYQEEEGHRSPGEERVENAGRSSDGESLSSSSSEYSY; via the exons ATGATGCCCACTTATATGAGAGGATCGATGCTAAACCAATCAAG GGCTCTCCTTGAATACCAATTTCTCCCTGAAAAGCCGTCGGCAATAAATGACCCTTACGAAAGAGTTGCGCCACATTATTATGGTTCACCCTCTGATGTTCTGAATTCTCGAGTGCCATTACCTACTGGGAGACCTATGATACGTAGCAATGAGCAAGGGGCATCTGGATATCTTCAAGGCCAAATGCCAAGTTTGAGTCTTTTGCCTCAGCAAGCCAGGCATGAAGCACACTCGTCTCCAGCTCCTGGAGAAGTTGATCTTGGTCCTCTAACAGCTCCTGTGGTCAATGCCAACATTGATTCTCAGCTTTTCGTTCATCCAGGTAGTGGATTTGATAATCAGATTACGACACCAGAGAGGCGTGCTGTGCTGGACCCTGAGAGGTTGGAGAGGAAACGCAAG GCTGAAGAGGCTAGAATAGCCAAAGAAGTTGAAGCTCATGAGAAAAGGATCCGTAAGGAGATGGAGAAACAGGACATTATGAGGAGAAAG AGAGAAGAACAAATGAGGAAAGAGATGGAACGGCAAGATCGGGAACGGCGGAAGGAGGAGGAAAGACTGTTGCGTGAAAAGCAGCGTGAAGAGGAGAGATGCCAAAGGGAGCAAAGGCGTGAAAtggaaagaagagagaaatttttACAAAAGGAGTATATCAAA GCAGAAAAGATGAGGCTGAAAAAGGAAAGGCGCAAGGAGAAGGAGGCGGCAAAACTCAAAGCTGCTAATACCAGGGCCGCTGCTCGCAGAATTGCCAAAGAATCTGTGGAACTGATTGAGGATGAAAAGTTGGAACTCATGGAACTAGCAGCCTTGAGTATGGGATTGCCCTCAATTTTGGCCCTCGACAGTGAAACTTTACAGAACCTTGATTTGCTCAAAG ATAAACTCCCAGAATATCCGCCCAAGTCTGTGCACTTGAAGAGGCCCTTTCATGTCCAGCCTTGGAGTGACTCGGAAGAGAACCTTGGTAATCTTCTTATG GTTTGGAGATTCTTGATATCTTTTGCTGATGTTCTTGGTCTGTGGCCTTTCACCCTGGATGAATTCATTCATGCACTGCATGATACT GACCCGAGGTTGTTGGGTGAGATCCATATAGCTCTTATGAGATCCATTATTAAAGACATTGGAGACGTTGGCAGAGCATCAGACCCGAATTCTGCTGGCATCCCTGTTGGGGGGCATCCACACATTGTTGAAGGG GCTTATGCTTGGGGTTTTGACTTGCTTAGCTGGCAGCGCCACCTTAATCCAGTAACTTGGCCTGAAGTATTGCGGCAATTTGCTCTGTCTGCAGGCTTTGGGCCAAAATTAAGGAATTCAGATATCAAACAAGCATGTTTCCAGAATGACAGTGAG GGTGATAATGTTGCAGATACAATATCCAATATACGAAGTGGGAAAGCTGCTGAGAATGCTATTTCCATTATGCAAGAAAGGGGTTTCTCAAATTCTCGAAGATCTCGGCATCGCTTAACTCCTGGAACAGTTAAATTCGCAGCATTTCATATTCTTTCACTGGAGGGAGATAAGGGACTTTCGATATTGGAAGTTGCCGAAAGGATTCAG AGATCCGGTCTACGGGATCTCACAACAAGTAAAACTCCAGAAGCATCTATTTCTGCTGCTCTGTCAAGGGACACAAAATTATTCGAGAGAACAGCTCCTTCAACTTATTGTGTACGCACTCCTTATCGGAAGGATCCAATTGATGCAGAGACGCTTCTCTCTGAAGCTAGAGAGAGAGTTCGGGTACatcaaaatggaaatgttGATGAGGAAGAACCAGATGTTGAAAAGGATGACCTCGACAGAGATCAAGACTCTGAAAGTGATATTGGCGACGATCCTTATGTTGATGACTTGGATGCTTTGGCAAACGAAAAGGAGGCTTCTCCTTCCagcaaaacaaacaaaattgaagataTCTCTGGATATGAGAATGACAATTCCTGTAGTGAGTTGATGGAAACACCATTCTTGAAAAGCAGTTCAATGTTAACCGAATCAGTTGATGAGGTCAAAGATAATGGAATAATGGGTGCCCCATGTGTCGATGTTGTTGGGGTTAACTCTCAGGTGTCTGCCTCTGATCTTGAAGACAGTGTGGTCGATGAATCTAGTCCTGGAGAACCATGGATTCAGGGACTCACTGAAGGGGAGTATGCCGACCTCAGCACCGAAGAGCGTCTAAATGCTCTTGTTGCCTTGATTGGTGTAGCAAATGAAGGAAATGCCATCCGCGTTGCCTTGGAG GAACGGCTGGAAGCTGCAAATGCATTAAAGAAGCAAATGTGGGCTGAGGCGCAACTTGATAAGCGTCGAATGAAAGAGGagcatattttaaaagtaCACAGAGCTGAACTTAGTGTTCCTCATGTTATGGAGAACAGGAGAAGTCCACTAAATAGTGTTCCTATGAAAAACGAGTCCTCGCCTGCGAACCCCGACTTCCAGCTGGTTGACTTGAATGATCAACATAATGAAGAACATTATATTGCTACTGAAAAGAATCCTCTAACGCCCGACTTCTCTGTGGTTTCTGAAAACTTGATGCTTCAGCAGTCTATGATTGCTGCTGAAAAGTCACGATCAGAGCTGAAAGCTTGTATTAGTCACCGGGCTGAGGAAATCTACGCATATAGATCCTTGCCCCTTGGACAGGATCGGAGATGCAATCGATACTGGCAGTTTGTCGCATCACTTTCTCGAAATGATCCTGGATCTGGCAGAATATTTGTAGAGTTGCAGAGTGGTGTTTGGAGGCTTATCGACTCTGAAGAG GGGTTCGATGCTTTGTTATCATCTTTGGACGTCCGTGGAACTAGAGAATCTCATTTGCATTCAGTATTGCAAAATATTGGGCCAACTTTCAAAGAAACTGCTAGGAAAAACTCTTCTTTACTTTCTGCTAGACACAGTCGTGTTGATGCCGGGAAGGAAGTTAAACTTGACTTGTCTTTTCCGAAGGGATTAGCCCATGTGTCATGTTCTCCGGAACAATCGACGCCACTTGCTGCAAATCTTGTAAATAATGGAGCAGAAGAAAATGACATAAATCAAAGATATAAGGACTTTGAGTGGATATGGAAAGAATGCTTCGCTTCGAATGTATTCAGCGCATTGAAGCACAGCACGTTGTGGCGCCGGCAGCTGCTGGAAATTTGCAACCGCTGCCGTATCTTGTACTCTTGGGAGGAAAATCACTGCCCTTTTTGTCATGTGACCTGCTGCACTTCAAATGACACTTCGGATTTTGCAGAGCATGTTGCTAAATGCAGAAAGAACGTCGACGTCTTATTTGACCTCTCTCTTCCCCCGAGAATCGTATTGCTGAAAGTTCAGTTAGCTACGATTGAG GCATCTATTCCCGCATATGCTCTAGATTCCGCCTGGTCAGACGAATACAGAAAATCATGGGGCAGGAAGTTGCATACGGCGTTGACTGCGGAAGAACTCCTTCAG TGCTTGACGCTGCTGGAAGATAACATCAAGAGGGAGTTTTTGTCGGTGAGCTACGAGACCTCATCGGAGATATTGAGTTCCTCCAAAGTCGCAGAGAGTTCATCAAGACCTGGAGTCGTTCCGATACCTCCATGGATGCCTCGTACTGCACCTGCTGTTGCTTTACGGCTCATGGATCTTGATACGTCCATCTACTATTCGCACGAGCAGAAGGAAAGCTGTCAGAAAAACGACAAAGACGGTTATTTCAAT AATTTTTCGCCAATGTATTCTACCCTTGGGTGTTCTGTGGATACTCCGTCCCAAGCTGGATCTCGACTGGATAACGGCCGGGGAGATCTCCGAAACGGCCGAGCCAAGCGAGGACGGGGACGTCCAAAAGGTCCGAGCCGCACGCGTGGAGGAAAATTGCTGGGTAAGACGGCTACCAATGCTCAAGAGGAACCGTATAAACAGTTGCCGGGTTGGAGAGGGCGGACACGTGCACGAGGTCGAGGTGGCAAGAAAGGCCGCCGCTCGATTAGAAGCCGACAAAAGCCCGCTCCGAGAGTGGTTGGGAATGCTTTCAACAAAAGAGGCAGCAAGGGCATTATCGGCGACGATGATACCGCGGAGGCGCACGAAGACGCCGACTGGAATTTGGCAGCGACCCCGGTTGAAATCGAGGGCGCCGAGAATGTTAGCAGCTCCGAAGGATCAGAGTTCGATAACGACAACGATCACGGGATCGAGAATGGTCGAGCTTCAGCCGACGAATTTGGCGACCTTTATGCGGAAAGTGGGGATTTTGTCGAGAATGTCGAGTACGGGAAAGGCATCGAGCGTGGCGAAGACGCTGACGGCGTCGATTACGACGACGAAGAATACAACGACGAGGAAGACGAAGACGTCGACGATGGCGTGGATGAACACGGACACGGACACTATGCCGAAGGATACGTCAACGACGACTATCAAGAGGAAGAGGGACACCGGTCTCCCGGCGAGGAGCGGGTCGAGAATGCAGGGAGGAGCTCGGACGGGGAATCGCTGTCGTCGTCTTCCTCCGAGTACAGTTACTAA